One Methylocaldum marinum DNA window includes the following coding sequences:
- the serC gene encoding 3-phosphoserine/phosphohydroxythreonine transaminase: MARVYNFSAGPSMLPEAVLLRAREELPDWHATGMSIMEMSHRGKDFVGVAEKSEADLRELLAIPVNYKVLFLQGGATGQFAAVPMNLLRGKSKVCYVNTGLWSEKAISEAERYCSVAIAASSKESGFATIPNRADWRIDPDAAYLHYTANETIGGVEFQDIPDSAGLPLVCDMSSNILSRPLDISRFGLIYAGAQKNMGPSGIVVVIVREDLIGQARTATPSIFDYKKQADGGSMLNTPPTYNWYLLGLVLEWLKEQGGLAAVEARNVRKAEKLYAAIDGSRLYSNPIEPGCRSRMNVPFRLAKTDLEKTFLAEAKAAGLVNLEGHRSVGGFRASIYNAMPEEGVDTLIAFMREFERKHG, encoded by the coding sequence ATGGCTAGGGTTTACAATTTCAGCGCGGGACCGTCCATGCTTCCGGAGGCGGTGTTGCTGCGCGCGCGCGAAGAGTTGCCGGATTGGCATGCCACCGGCATGTCGATCATGGAAATGAGCCACCGCGGCAAGGATTTCGTTGGCGTCGCCGAAAAATCCGAAGCCGATCTGCGTGAACTGCTGGCGATTCCGGTCAACTATAAAGTCCTGTTTTTACAAGGCGGCGCGACCGGACAGTTCGCGGCGGTTCCCATGAATCTGCTGCGGGGGAAATCCAAGGTCTGCTACGTCAATACCGGCCTCTGGTCGGAAAAGGCCATTTCCGAGGCCGAGCGCTACTGCTCGGTCGCCATCGCGGCGAGTTCCAAGGAAAGCGGATTCGCGACGATTCCGAATCGCGCGGACTGGCGGATCGATCCGGATGCCGCTTATCTCCATTACACCGCCAATGAAACCATCGGCGGGGTCGAGTTCCAGGACATCCCCGATTCGGCCGGTCTGCCGCTGGTTTGCGATATGTCGTCCAATATCCTGTCGCGGCCTCTGGATATCTCCCGATTCGGGCTGATTTACGCCGGCGCGCAGAAAAACATGGGGCCTTCCGGCATCGTCGTGGTGATCGTGCGCGAAGACTTGATTGGGCAGGCTCGCACCGCTACGCCCTCGATCTTCGACTATAAAAAGCAGGCCGACGGCGGCTCCATGCTCAATACGCCGCCGACTTACAACTGGTATCTGCTCGGCCTGGTGCTGGAGTGGCTGAAAGAGCAGGGCGGATTGGCCGCCGTCGAGGCGCGCAATGTCCGCAAGGCGGAAAAGCTGTATGCCGCCATCGACGGCTCGAGGCTCTATTCAAACCCCATCGAGCCGGGCTGTCGTTCCCGCATGAACGTCCCGTTCCGGTTGGCGAAAACGGACCTTGAAAAGACGTTTCTGGCCGAGGCTAAGGCGGCAGGATTGGTCAACCTGGAGGGGCACCGGTCGGTGGGCGGATTCAGGGCGAGCATCTATAACGCCATGCCCGAAGAAGGCGTCGATACCTTAATAGCATTCATGCGCGAGTTCGAGCGCAAACACGGATAG
- the ihfB gene encoding integration host factor subunit beta, producing the protein MTKSELINLLAEKYGHLAFKDVEAAVKGMIEHMTYALSSGERIEIRGFGSFSLHYRPPRIGRNPKTGDSVELSSKFVPHFKPGKELRDRVNQARA; encoded by the coding sequence GTGACAAAGTCCGAATTGATCAATCTCTTAGCAGAGAAATACGGCCACCTCGCGTTCAAGGATGTCGAAGCTGCAGTGAAAGGAATGATCGAACATATGACGTATGCTCTTTCGTCGGGCGAGCGTATCGAGATAAGAGGGTTTGGCAGTTTCTCTCTCCATTATCGGCCACCGAGGATAGGCCGGAATCCTAAGACGGGCGATTCTGTTGAATTGTCCTCGAAGTTTGTTCCTCATTTTAAGCCCGGCAAAGAACTTCGGGACCGGGTAAACCAAGCGCGTGCTTGA
- a CDS encoding phosphoglycerate dehydrogenase gives MPRDRYEVASEIQHPDAILLRSHNLHGVPIPESVKAVGRAGAGVNNIPVAEYSKRGVPVFNAPGANANAVKELVIAGMLLAARNICEAWDYARQLEGGDDAIHRQVEKTKKKFAGFELAGKTLGVLGLGAIGVRVANAATSLGMHVSGYDPLLTVESAWQLSSSVARAASIDDLIAKVDFLTLHVPLNDQTRHLVNGARISIMRKGAVLLNFSRAGIVDDPRVIEALDSGHLHAYVCDFPSRAMLSHPRALVLPHLGASTVEAEENCAVLVADRVRDFLENGNIRYSVNFPDVVMSRTEGVRLGIANENVPKMVGQISGALADANLNILDLLNKSRGEVAYTLIDLNTEVPAETLNHIRGIKGVLSVRVI, from the coding sequence TTGCCCCGCGACCGCTACGAGGTTGCATCGGAAATACAGCATCCGGATGCCATCCTGCTGCGCTCCCATAACCTGCACGGTGTACCGATTCCCGAATCGGTGAAGGCGGTGGGGCGCGCCGGGGCCGGGGTCAACAACATTCCCGTCGCCGAGTATTCGAAGCGCGGCGTTCCGGTGTTCAACGCGCCGGGTGCCAACGCCAATGCCGTGAAAGAGTTGGTCATCGCGGGCATGTTGCTGGCGGCGCGGAATATTTGCGAGGCGTGGGATTATGCTCGTCAGTTGGAAGGTGGCGACGACGCAATTCATCGTCAGGTCGAGAAAACGAAGAAAAAGTTTGCCGGTTTCGAGCTGGCAGGTAAGACCCTGGGCGTTTTGGGGTTGGGGGCGATTGGCGTACGAGTTGCCAATGCAGCGACGAGTTTGGGCATGCACGTGAGCGGTTACGACCCGTTGCTCACGGTCGAGAGCGCGTGGCAGCTATCGTCGTCGGTCGCGCGGGCGGCGAGTATCGACGATTTGATCGCCAAAGTCGACTTCCTGACCTTGCACGTACCCTTGAACGATCAGACGCGCCATCTCGTCAATGGTGCGCGGATCAGCATCATGAGGAAAGGAGCCGTGCTGCTGAATTTTTCCCGCGCCGGCATCGTCGACGACCCCAGAGTCATAGAGGCTCTGGACTCCGGCCATCTGCACGCCTACGTCTGTGACTTTCCGTCGCGGGCGATGCTGAGCCATCCTCGCGCACTCGTGCTTCCGCACCTCGGCGCATCCACGGTCGAGGCCGAGGAGAATTGCGCGGTACTGGTCGCCGATCGCGTGCGTGATTTTCTGGAAAACGGTAACATCCGGTACTCGGTGAATTTTCCGGATGTCGTTATGTCGCGTACTGAAGGTGTTCGACTGGGAATCGCCAATGAGAATGTACCGAAGATGGTAGGGCAGATTTCCGGGGCGCTGGCTGATGCCAACCTCAATATTCTAGATCTGTTGAACAAGTCGAGAGGCGAAGTGGCGTATACGCTGATCGATCTCAATACCGAGGTGCCGGCCGAAACACTGAATCATATTCGCGGTATCAAGGGGGTCCTCTCCGTCCGCGTCATATAA
- the hisC gene encoding histidinol-phosphate transaminase, translated as MKAEQLAVPGVRALTPYLPGKPVSELERELGLSNIVKLASNENPLGPSPKALDAVRRMLTESHRYPDGSGFELKAALSAKLDVRPEQITLGNGSNDVLELVARAFLSPQSKAVYSEHAFAVYPILTQAVGAKAAVAPAHDGSRGTRYGHDLQAMAQRVDETTRVVFIANPNNPTGTYLTKTELRSFLGDLPDYVVAVVDEAYFEYVEASDYPDCMAWLSDFSNLIVTRTFSKAYGLAGFRVGYAVSSPSIADLLNRVRQPFNVNFPALEAAQAALDDDEHLVRSVNLNRAGLRQLCEAFAERELSFIPSVGNFVTVKITKPAAPVYDALLRQGVIVRPVGNYGLPNHLRVTVGTEEENRIFLDALDRVLAS; from the coding sequence ATGAAAGCAGAACAATTAGCCGTTCCCGGGGTCCGGGCACTCACGCCGTACCTTCCCGGCAAGCCCGTCAGCGAATTGGAGCGGGAGTTGGGCTTGTCCAACATCGTTAAACTGGCATCGAACGAGAATCCTCTCGGACCGAGTCCAAAAGCGCTCGATGCGGTGCGTCGTATGTTGACCGAGTCACATCGATATCCGGACGGCAGCGGTTTCGAGCTCAAGGCTGCGTTATCGGCCAAACTCGATGTCCGCCCCGAACAGATTACTTTGGGTAATGGTTCCAATGATGTGCTGGAGTTGGTGGCCCGGGCTTTTCTGTCCCCGCAGTCGAAAGCGGTCTATTCGGAACATGCCTTCGCGGTTTACCCGATCCTGACGCAGGCCGTCGGCGCGAAGGCTGCCGTTGCGCCGGCCCACGACGGCTCGCGCGGGACTCGTTATGGCCATGACTTGCAGGCCATGGCGCAACGTGTGGACGAAACGACACGCGTCGTATTTATCGCCAATCCCAACAACCCGACCGGGACCTATCTGACGAAAACGGAGTTGCGGAGTTTTCTCGGCGATCTCCCCGACTACGTTGTCGCGGTAGTGGACGAGGCCTATTTCGAGTATGTCGAAGCCTCGGATTATCCCGATTGCATGGCGTGGCTGTCCGATTTTTCCAATTTGATCGTCACGCGTACATTTTCCAAGGCTTATGGACTGGCGGGGTTTCGGGTCGGCTATGCCGTGTCGAGTCCTTCGATCGCCGATCTCTTGAATCGCGTACGGCAACCGTTCAACGTCAATTTTCCAGCCCTGGAGGCCGCCCAAGCCGCACTTGATGACGACGAGCATCTGGTCCGCTCAGTGAATTTGAATCGAGCTGGCTTGCGTCAGCTATGTGAAGCTTTTGCTGAGCGCGAATTGAGCTTTATTCCTTCGGTCGGCAATTTTGTTACCGTCAAAATCACAAAACCGGCGGCCCCGGTTTACGACGCGCTGCTACGGCAGGGCGTTATCGTCCGGCCGGTCGGCAATTACGGTTTGCCCAATCATTTGCGCGTGACCGTCGGTACCGAGGAAGAAAACCGGATTTTCCTCGATGCGCTGGATCGAGTCCTGGCGTCATGA
- a CDS encoding ISNCY family transposase (programmed frameshift), producing MRTVIQPQLKFGETDIAAIVLDPKSRDDIPQLLRGLQYIYTEVSLRQRVFAILEEMIPDRANGQGKANRQTGRPGMEQWKIRVLGVLRLGLDADYDRIQELANQHKTIRQMLGHSDWLDEQEYELQTIRDNVSLFTPELLDRINQEVVNAGHSLLKKKAEESLKARADSFVVKTHVHFPTDTNLLWDAIRKAIQTCAALCDTLDLTEWRQSAYHLRCFKKSYRLIQKLKHSTSQDEAKRQAKQAQIETAYQTYLDQAEAYQQRAHATRQRLNQAHGLPTPMLADLDAYLAHAERQIDQIRRRVPRGETIPHGEKVFSIFQPHTEWISKGKAGVPVELGLRVAVVEDQHRFILHHQVMEKTTDDQIAVSLVEHSQTRFPAVTAIRLDKGFHSPSNQVELKQHLENVILPKKGRLSEADKVRESDPTFVRLRRQHSAVESAINALGVHGLDKCPDHGIDGFKRYVALAVVARNIQRLGAVLREQEQQAADRRRGPYKKAA from the exons ATTACTGCGTGGACTGCAATACATTTATACCGAGGTCAGCTTGCGTCAGCGGGTATTTGCCATTCTGGAAGAGATGATACCTGACCGTGCGAACGGGCAAGGCAAAGCCAACCGCCAAACCGGGCGGCCTGGCATGGAGCAGTGGAAGATACGGGTGTTGGGCGTACTGCGCTTGGGTCTCGATGCGGATTACGACCGGATTCAAGAGTTGGCCAACCAACACAAGACGATCCGGCAGATGCTGGGGCATAGCGATTGGCTGGACGAGCAGGAGTACGAGTTGCAGACGATTCGGGACAACGTCAGCTTGTTCACGCCCGAGCTATTGGACCGCATCAACCAGGAAGTGGTTAACGCGGGGCACTCGCTGTTAAAAAAAAAA GCCGAGGAAAGCCTCAAAGCCCGCGCTGATTCCTTTGTGGTCAAAACCCACGTGCATTTCCCCACCGATACCAACTTGCTGTGGGATGCGATTCGCAAAGCCATTCAAACCTGTGCGGCACTCTGCGATACATTGGATTTGACCGAATGGCGGCAAAGCGCTTATCACTTGCGGTGTTTCAAGAAAAGCTACCGTCTGATTCAAAAGCTCAAGCATTCCACCTCACAAGATGAAGCCAAGCGGCAGGCCAAGCAGGCGCAAATCGAAACGGCTTATCAGACCTATCTCGACCAAGCTGAAGCCTATCAGCAACGGGCACATGCTACCCGGCAACGCCTGAACCAAGCGCATGGCCTACCGACACCGATGTTGGCAGACCTTGATGCCTACCTGGCGCATGCCGAGCGGCAGATCGACCAGATTCGTCGCCGCGTCCCGCGAGGTGAAACCATTCCGCATGGCGAAAAAGTCTTTTCCATTTTTCAGCCCCATACCGAGTGGATCAGCAAAGGCAAGGCGGGCGTACCGGTCGAATTGGGCTTGCGGGTGGCGGTCGTCGAAGATCAACACCGCTTCATCCTACACCATCAAGTCATGGAAAAAACCACCGACGATCAAATCGCCGTGTCCCTGGTCGAACACAGCCAAACCCGCTTTCCGGCAGTAACGGCCATCCGCTTGGACAAGGGCTTTCACAGTCCAAGTAATCAGGTCGAGCTCAAGCAACACCTGGAAAACGTCATATTGCCGAAAAAAGGCCGGCTATCGGAAGCCGACAAAGTCCGCGAATCCGACCCGACATTTGTCCGCCTGCGCCGCCAACACTCGGCTGTTGAATCGGCAATCAATGCACTCGGTGTGCATGGCCTGGACAAATGTCCCGATCATGGCATTGACGGCTTCAAGCGCTATGTTGCCCTCGCGGTCGTGGCGCGCAACATTCAGCGCCTGGGAGCCGTTTTACGCGAGCAAGAACAACAAGCGGCGGATCGACGACGAGGGCCGTATAAAAAAGCGGCCTAA
- the cmk gene encoding (d)CMP kinase, giving the protein MTTKVPVITIDGPSGAGKGTVSRALAKKLGWHFLDSGAIYRSLAVAVTQAAIDPQDIDAVVRVAESMDLRFEANDPPRIFLGGQDISHKIQTEDCGSTASKIAAHGPVRQALLQKQRDFQREPGLVADGRDMGTVVFPDASYKIFLTASAEVRAKRRHKQLKEKGADVNLDRLTKEIEERDRRDKERAEAPLTVPDGAVLIDSSDLTIDQVIARCLDIIGGR; this is encoded by the coding sequence ATGACGACAAAGGTCCCGGTAATCACCATCGATGGGCCGAGCGGGGCCGGCAAGGGGACCGTAAGTCGCGCGCTGGCCAAAAAGCTGGGTTGGCATTTCTTGGACAGCGGCGCCATCTATCGCTCATTGGCCGTTGCAGTTACGCAGGCCGCGATAGATCCCCAAGACATCGATGCGGTCGTTCGTGTCGCCGAGTCAATGGATCTCCGGTTCGAGGCAAACGACCCTCCGCGTATATTTCTTGGCGGCCAGGATATTTCCCATAAGATTCAGACCGAAGACTGTGGCAGTACGGCTTCGAAGATCGCTGCTCACGGGCCGGTACGGCAGGCACTTTTACAGAAGCAGCGGGATTTTCAGCGAGAACCGGGCTTGGTTGCGGATGGGCGCGACATGGGGACGGTCGTTTTTCCTGATGCCTCATACAAGATCTTTCTTACCGCCAGCGCGGAAGTTCGCGCAAAAAGGCGGCATAAACAGTTGAAAGAGAAGGGGGCTGATGTTAACCTTGACCGCTTAACGAAAGAGATTGAAGAAAGGGACCGGCGCGACAAGGAGCGTGCTGAGGCGCCGTTAACTGTACCGGATGGCGCTGTTCTGATTGATTCGTCAGATCTCACGATTGATCAAGTTATCGCCCGATGTCTCGATATTATAGGCGGTAGGTGA
- the aroA gene encoding 3-phosphoshikimate 1-carboxyvinyltransferase, with product MENDTISFCVQPGGTLRGEARVPGDKSISHRSIMLGSLAEGTTRVTGFLEAEDCLATMNAFRAMGVEIEGAEKGEVSIRGVGLHGLRAPEEPLYLGNSGTSMRLLCGLLAGQDFDSILTGDVSLSRRPMKRVTEPLRTMGAMVETTEAGTAPLRIYGRAKLKGIHYEMPVASAQVKSCLLLAGLYASGQTCVREPAPTRDHTERMLAGFSYPVTGKDETVCIQPDGKLLACDIDVPGDISSAAFFMVGAAIGEDADVTLRHVGVNPTRTGILDILRLMGADIQVLNPREMGGEPVADVRIRSSRLYGIEIPQELVPLAIDEFPVLFVAAACAEGETRLSGAAELRVKESDRIQVMADGLQVLGIEAQPTPDGMIVRGGKLSGGKVRSHGDHRIAMAFSISALRGGGLIEIDDCANVNTSFPSFVELARKLGLNITAVCGEIL from the coding sequence ATGGAGAACGACACAATCAGCTTTTGCGTGCAGCCTGGCGGTACGCTTCGCGGAGAAGCCCGGGTGCCGGGCGATAAATCCATTTCTCACCGATCCATCATGTTGGGCTCGCTAGCCGAGGGAACGACGCGCGTCACCGGTTTTCTGGAAGCGGAGGATTGCCTCGCTACCATGAATGCTTTCCGGGCGATGGGCGTTGAAATCGAGGGGGCGGAGAAAGGAGAGGTAAGCATTCGAGGCGTGGGACTGCACGGATTGCGTGCACCCGAAGAGCCCCTGTACCTGGGGAATTCGGGTACGTCGATGCGTCTCCTCTGCGGTCTTTTGGCCGGACAGGATTTTGACTCGATTCTGACCGGCGACGTTTCCCTTTCCCGCCGGCCCATGAAGCGGGTGACCGAGCCTCTTCGGACCATGGGCGCAATGGTGGAAACCACCGAAGCCGGAACCGCTCCACTCAGGATTTACGGACGCGCGAAACTCAAGGGAATTCATTACGAGATGCCGGTGGCCAGTGCCCAGGTCAAATCCTGTCTGCTATTGGCCGGTCTCTATGCCTCAGGTCAGACCTGCGTGCGCGAGCCGGCGCCGACGCGCGATCATACCGAGCGTATGCTGGCCGGATTCTCCTATCCGGTGACCGGCAAAGACGAGACGGTATGCATACAGCCGGATGGTAAACTGTTAGCTTGCGACATCGATGTGCCCGGCGACATATCCTCGGCGGCATTCTTCATGGTCGGCGCGGCGATCGGCGAAGATGCCGACGTCACCCTGCGCCACGTCGGAGTGAATCCGACTCGGACCGGCATTTTGGACATTCTGCGTCTGATGGGCGCGGATATTCAGGTCCTCAATCCCCGAGAGATGGGAGGAGAGCCGGTCGCCGATGTCCGCATCCGTTCGAGCCGTTTGTACGGAATAGAGATTCCTCAAGAATTGGTTCCCTTGGCGATAGACGAATTTCCGGTTCTGTTCGTCGCAGCGGCATGTGCCGAAGGGGAAACCCGACTGAGCGGAGCAGCGGAACTGCGCGTTAAGGAAAGTGATCGTATCCAGGTGATGGCCGATGGGTTGCAGGTCTTGGGCATCGAGGCTCAGCCGACACCTGACGGCATGATCGTTCGGGGCGGAAAGCTTTCCGGGGGGAAAGTCCGTTCCCACGGCGACCATCGCATCGCCATGGCATTTTCGATCTCTGCGTTGCGTGGTGGCGGCCTGATAGAAATCGACGATTGTGCGAACGTAAATACTTCCTTTCCGAGCTTTGTGGAGTTGGCGCGTAAATTGGGTTTGAATATTACTGCCGTTTGCGGCGAGATTTTATGA
- a CDS encoding prephenate dehydrogenase: MIERLCIIGVGLIGGSVARAARAEGLCHEIVGVDADADNLRKASACGVIDAGFSDIEQGAASADAVMIATPVGTFDVIFSALKSVWSTGAVVTDAGSTKCSVIESAERIFGEVPDNFVPGHPIAGAERSGVEASTVDLFRGKRVILTPLEDTSPLAVKRVESFWRSIGAKVSQMEPAHHDEVLAATSHLPHVLAFALTYMLGKKDEQTEIFQYAAGGFRDFTRIASSDPKMWLDICRANRREIVPLIHQFREELNVVAGLISSGAAEELFSVFADARNARQRFLDQLER, from the coding sequence ATGATCGAGCGTTTATGCATCATCGGCGTAGGGCTGATCGGTGGATCGGTGGCGCGCGCTGCCCGCGCCGAAGGACTTTGCCATGAGATCGTAGGCGTCGATGCCGATGCCGATAACTTGCGAAAAGCATCGGCATGCGGCGTCATCGACGCCGGGTTTTCGGATATAGAGCAAGGCGCTGCAAGTGCCGATGCGGTCATGATAGCGACCCCTGTCGGAACCTTTGATGTGATCTTCAGCGCTTTGAAATCGGTCTGGTCGACCGGAGCCGTGGTGACGGACGCGGGTAGTACGAAGTGTAGTGTCATCGAATCCGCCGAAAGAATTTTCGGTGAGGTTCCCGACAACTTCGTACCGGGTCATCCGATAGCGGGTGCGGAACGGAGTGGCGTGGAGGCTTCGACGGTCGATTTGTTTCGGGGCAAGCGGGTCATTCTGACGCCGCTTGAGGACACGTCGCCGTTGGCCGTGAAGCGGGTCGAGAGCTTTTGGCGATCGATCGGTGCCAAGGTTTCCCAAATGGAACCCGCCCATCACGACGAAGTCTTGGCCGCGACCAGCCATTTGCCCCACGTGCTGGCGTTTGCCCTGACTTACATGTTGGGCAAGAAAGACGAGCAGACCGAGATTTTTCAGTACGCCGCCGGTGGGTTTCGGGATTTTACCCGGATTGCGTCGAGTGATCCGAAGATGTGGCTGGACATTTGCCGCGCGAATCGACGGGAAATCGTGCCATTGATCCATCAATTCCGCGAAGAACTGAATGTTGTTGCTGGTTTAATTTCCAGTGGTGCGGCGGAGGAGCTGTTTTCTGTATTCGCCGACGCCCGCAATGCGCGACAACGATTCTTGGATCAACTTGAAAGATAA
- the pheA gene encoding prephenate dehydratase: MENSKNTLTADASLLHLRKEIDAIDDRILELLNQRARFAQQVADIKTAGGEVDCFHRPEREAEVLRRIAENNRGPLSQEAVVRFFRELMSECLALEKPLSVAFLGPQGTFTQQAAYKHFGHAIEAVPLPTIDEIFRAVESGACQYGVVPVENSTEGVITHTLDSFLRSFLLIAGEVGLRIHHNLMSKLNTSSEVREVFSHQQSLAQCRRWLDRYLPKAQNTAVSSNAEAARLAAVMPQTAAIAGDVAAELYGLNVLERNIEDEPDNTTRFLVIGRNSVGPTGNDKTSLLLSTRNNPGALYAVLEPFAKYGISMTKIESRPSRRGAWDYVFFVDVEGHRDDPRLAEALNAVEKNVTMLKILGSYPRASC; encoded by the coding sequence ATGGAGAATTCGAAGAATACATTGACTGCCGACGCATCGTTACTCCATCTTCGTAAGGAGATCGATGCGATCGACGATCGGATTTTGGAGTTGCTGAACCAGCGTGCCCGCTTTGCCCAGCAAGTCGCCGACATCAAGACGGCCGGGGGCGAGGTCGATTGTTTTCATCGCCCGGAGCGGGAGGCGGAAGTGCTGCGCCGCATCGCCGAAAACAATCGTGGTCCATTGAGTCAGGAGGCGGTCGTCCGCTTCTTCCGCGAACTCATGTCGGAATGCCTGGCTCTTGAAAAGCCGCTGAGCGTGGCTTTCCTGGGTCCTCAGGGCACGTTTACTCAGCAAGCCGCCTATAAGCATTTCGGTCACGCCATCGAAGCCGTGCCTTTGCCGACCATCGACGAGATTTTCCGCGCGGTTGAAAGCGGTGCTTGCCAGTATGGCGTGGTTCCCGTTGAAAATTCCACCGAAGGGGTAATCACCCATACATTAGACAGTTTTCTGCGATCCTTCTTGCTCATTGCCGGAGAGGTGGGACTTCGAATTCATCATAACCTGATGAGCAAATTGAACACTTCCTCCGAAGTACGGGAAGTTTTCTCTCATCAGCAATCGCTCGCTCAGTGCCGGCGATGGCTGGATCGTTATCTTCCGAAGGCACAGAATACGGCAGTCAGCAGCAATGCCGAGGCAGCGCGACTCGCCGCGGTGATGCCGCAGACCGCCGCCATAGCCGGAGACGTGGCGGCGGAACTGTATGGACTCAATGTCTTGGAGCGTAACATCGAAGACGAGCCGGATAACACCACGCGGTTCTTGGTGATCGGGCGAAACTCGGTCGGACCCACCGGAAACGACAAGACGTCACTGCTTTTGTCGACTCGAAATAATCCCGGCGCGCTTTATGCTGTCCTGGAACCTTTCGCAAAATACGGTATCAGCATGACCAAAATTGAGTCTCGGCCATCTCGGCGGGGTGCTTGGGACTATGTATTCTTCGTTGATGTGGAAGGGCACCGAGATGATCCTCGGTTGGCGGAAGCATTAAATGCCGTCGAGAAAAACGTCACTATGTTGAAGATCCTAGGATCTTATCCTCGTGCCTCATGTTGA
- the rpsA gene encoding 30S ribosomal protein S1: MSDSFAQLFEESLAQAEMRPGSIITGTVIDIGPDVVVVNAGLKSEGVIPKWQFLNSDGQIEVQIGDTVEVALDMLEDGLGATLLSRDKAKRLKAWQELEQAYEKNETVVGRITGKVRGGFTVSVGALRAFLPGSLVDVRPVRDTAYLEGRDLEFKVIKIDQKRNNVVLSRRAVVESEFSAEKEALLENLKEGAIITGVVKNLTDYGAFIDLGGIDGLLHITDMAWKRVRHPSEAVQIGQEIQVKVLKFDQEKNRVSLGLKQLGEDPWLNIARRYPPGTRLFGKVSNLTDYGCFVELEEGVEGLVHVSEMDWTNKNVNPAKVIQLGEEVEVMVLDIDEERRRISLGMKQCKPNPWEEFAASHKKGDKITGSIKSITDFGIFIGLEGAIDGLVHLSDISWSIPGEEAIRQYKKGDEVESIILAIDPERERISLGIKQLEQDPFQNYLATHEKGSIVTGVVKEVDAKGAVIMLADSVEGYLRASEISRDRVEDARTQLKAGDEVEAKFIGVDKKNKSITLSIKAKDQEEEAAAIKGYSQQSSSAMPTLGDIFKEQMENK; this comes from the coding sequence ATGAGCGATAGCTTTGCACAATTGTTTGAAGAGAGTCTGGCTCAGGCAGAAATGCGTCCAGGCAGCATCATTACGGGCACCGTCATCGATATCGGCCCCGACGTGGTCGTGGTCAATGCGGGATTGAAGTCGGAAGGCGTCATACCGAAATGGCAGTTCTTGAATTCCGACGGACAAATCGAGGTTCAAATAGGTGACACGGTTGAAGTCGCCCTTGACATGCTTGAGGATGGCCTTGGGGCGACCCTATTGTCCCGCGATAAGGCGAAGCGCCTGAAAGCATGGCAAGAACTTGAACAGGCGTATGAAAAGAACGAAACCGTGGTTGGTCGAATCACGGGAAAGGTGCGCGGCGGGTTTACTGTGTCCGTCGGTGCGCTTCGTGCTTTCTTGCCGGGTTCCCTAGTCGACGTGCGCCCGGTCCGCGACACCGCTTATCTGGAAGGGCGCGACCTCGAGTTCAAAGTCATCAAAATCGACCAAAAACGCAACAACGTGGTGCTTTCCCGCCGAGCGGTAGTGGAATCCGAGTTCAGTGCAGAAAAGGAAGCGCTGCTCGAGAATCTCAAGGAGGGCGCGATCATCACAGGCGTGGTGAAGAACCTGACCGATTACGGTGCTTTCATCGATCTCGGTGGAATTGATGGCCTTCTCCATATTACCGATATGGCTTGGAAGAGAGTGCGGCATCCTTCTGAAGCCGTTCAGATCGGCCAAGAGATTCAGGTCAAGGTACTGAAATTCGACCAGGAAAAGAATCGTGTCTCGCTTGGTTTGAAACAGCTGGGCGAGGATCCGTGGCTGAATATTGCACGCCGTTACCCGCCGGGCACGCGCCTTTTCGGGAAGGTCAGCAATCTAACGGACTATGGCTGTTTCGTCGAACTGGAAGAGGGCGTCGAGGGTCTTGTTCACGTGTCGGAGATGGACTGGACCAACAAGAACGTCAACCCGGCGAAGGTCATTCAGCTGGGTGAAGAAGTCGAAGTCATGGTGCTCGATATCGACGAGGAGCGTCGTCGCATTTCTCTCGGCATGAAGCAATGCAAGCCCAATCCTTGGGAAGAATTTGCTGCTAGCCATAAGAAGGGCGATAAGATTACGGGCAGCATCAAGTCGATTACCGATTTCGGGATTTTCATCGGCCTGGAAGGAGCCATCGACGGTTTGGTGCATCTGTCGGACATTTCTTGGTCAATCCCGGGCGAAGAAGCGATTCGGCAGTACAAGAAAGGCGATGAGGTGGAGAGCATTATCCTGGCCATCGATCCTGAGCGGGAGAGAATTTCGCTCGGCATCAAACAGTTGGAGCAGGATCCCTTCCAGAATTACCTGGCGACCCATGAAAAAGGCAGCATTGTCACAGGGGTCGTCAAGGAAGTCGATGCAAAGGGCGCCGTGATTATGCTGGCAGACAGTGTCGAAGGCTATCTTCGCGCCTCGGAGATTTCGCGCGATCGAGTCGAAGATGCTCGCACCCAGTTGAAAGCGGGAGACGAAGTCGAAGCGAAATTCATCGGTGTCGACAAGAAAAACAAATCCATCACTCTCTCGATCAAGGCAAAGGATCAAGAAGAGGAGGCGGCAGCGATCAAAGGCTATTCGCAGCAATCTTCTTCCGCTATGCCTACTTTGGGAGACATTTTCAAGGAACAGATGGAAAATAAATAG